Proteins from a single region of Noviherbaspirillum saxi:
- a CDS encoding BMC domain-containing protein, with protein sequence MNARITSLGFVEVKGLSCAIAVADAMLKSSSVCLYAQMQRDPAQITIVVEGDLGACDAAVTAGAEVARGLDALVGVLVKGKPDIAIEALLREQRSAAQKVAAPIVLAQSAAPAAPAPSTGGHEDYGMSERTLLVFLADAPGGCTVSVLAAHFKTNVQLVRTMLNRLEREQKIERSGKRFRVSSVAA encoded by the coding sequence ATGAATGCCCGAATTACATCACTCGGTTTTGTCGAAGTTAAAGGATTGTCCTGCGCAATTGCGGTCGCTGACGCGATGCTCAAGAGCAGCAGTGTGTGCCTGTATGCGCAGATGCAACGAGATCCCGCGCAGATCACGATTGTGGTGGAAGGAGATCTCGGCGCTTGCGATGCCGCGGTGACGGCCGGCGCAGAGGTGGCGCGTGGTTTGGATGCACTGGTGGGTGTGCTGGTGAAAGGCAAACCGGATATCGCGATTGAAGCACTGCTTCGCGAACAGCGTTCCGCCGCACAGAAGGTGGCCGCTCCGATCGTTTTAGCACAGTCTGCCGCACCCGCAGCTCCGGCCCCATCAACCGGTGGGCATGAGGACTACGGCATGAGCGAACGCACCTTGCTGGTTTTCCTGGCTGACGCGCCGGGCGGATGCACGGTGTCGGTGCTGGCCGCTCATTTCAAGACCAACGTTCAACTGGTGCGGACAATGCTGAACCGGCTGGAGCGCGAACAAAAAATCGAACGATCCGGCAAGCGCTTCCGCGTGTCGTCGGTCGCAGCATGA
- the eutL gene encoding ethanolamine utilization microcompartment protein EutL produces MAILDIVKPSVRAVRLIPSVHAGLRQQLKLPAHVHSLGLLTSDSDDVAYIAADEATKHAQVEVYLGNSLYAGASHSCSPTAGEVIIVLGGPSPSEVRAGLDRMIATIESGPAFRHADDAGTIAFLAHVVSSCGSYLSELAGGPAGRPLAYLIAPPLEAMYGLDAALKAAEVELARFISPPSETNYGGAVLAGDEASCRAACDAFSKGVLGVAQQPVYL; encoded by the coding sequence ATGGCCATCCTCGACATTGTCAAACCATCGGTACGGGCCGTACGCCTGATTCCGTCGGTGCATGCCGGCTTGCGGCAGCAGCTCAAATTGCCGGCCCATGTGCACAGCCTTGGCCTGCTGACATCCGACTCGGACGATGTCGCCTATATTGCCGCCGATGAAGCGACCAAGCATGCGCAGGTCGAAGTCTATCTTGGGAACTCTCTGTATGCCGGGGCAAGCCACAGTTGCTCGCCTACCGCCGGCGAAGTGATCATCGTGCTGGGCGGTCCATCGCCATCCGAGGTACGGGCGGGACTGGACCGGATGATCGCCACGATTGAAAGCGGGCCGGCATTTCGCCATGCCGATGATGCCGGCACGATCGCGTTTCTCGCCCACGTGGTCTCGAGCTGCGGCAGCTATCTGTCCGAGCTGGCCGGCGGGCCGGCCGGACGTCCGCTGGCTTACCTGATCGCACCGCCGCTGGAAGCAATGTACGGCCTGGATGCGGCATTGAAAGCGGCCGAAGTCGAGCTTGCCAGATTCATTTCCCCGCCTTCCGAAACGAACTACGGCGGGGCTGTTCTTGCAGGCGATGAAGCATCCTGTCGCGCCGCCTGCGACGCATTTTCAAAAGGGGTGCTGGGCGTTGCGCAGCAGCCGGTTTATCTATGA